In a single window of the Acidobacteriota bacterium genome:
- a CDS encoding periplasmic heavy metal sensor: MKLKALLVIGLMVLAATIARAQGPDLAENLFAPELIMQYQQAIGLTEEQKNYFKTEARKTQTQLTELQWKLEDAVEKFATLLKADRIDEQATTAQLESVLNLEREVKRTQLAFLIRLKNILSPEQQARLRELRSKASAK; this comes from the coding sequence ATGAAATTGAAAGCATTATTGGTCATCGGGTTGATGGTGTTGGCTGCGACGATTGCGCGAGCGCAGGGGCCTGATTTGGCTGAAAACCTGTTTGCGCCGGAATTGATCATGCAGTATCAACAGGCAATTGGACTCACGGAAGAGCAGAAAAATTATTTCAAAACCGAAGCCCGCAAAACCCAAACGCAGTTGACGGAATTGCAGTGGAAACTGGAAGATGCCGTCGAAAAGTTTGCCACCCTGCTCAAAGCGGATCGAATTGATGAACAGGCCACCACGGCGCAGTTGGAAAGCGTGTTGAACCTGGAACGCGAAGTGAAACGAACGCAATTGGCGTTTTTGATCCGCCTGAAAAATATACTTTCCCCAGAACAGCAGGCGCGATTGCGCGAACTCCGAAGCAAAGCGTCGGCCAAATAA
- a CDS encoding exo-alpha-sialidase, whose translation MNRSRSAKGYVCLVGVFAVIGALMIFPKFTSGQSSVPVPARSQWSPDVRLTSDKADSLLSFNFARSIAADDAGRVHVVWYDKRDGNSQIYYKRSTDGGETWEPDVRLSQDSDWREHPAIAVSGNDVYVVWHDSRNEGLDIYFKFSSDGGSTWSGEIPLTSDGTSVFAAIAAQGENVQVIWSSYQNGPQSEIYTSHSTDAGLSWTAATRLSDIPYDSWTPTIALSGQQVYASWVDTKDDNEEEYFRRSMDGGATWGPIQRLTNNRASSWAPSIIASGNMVHLVWFDQQDSPVLPLDAENKLDAVMRLLNLPVEPEPVGIIVTNPELAAQRRVTEKYQIIQSSVLSWIAKGGDVLKLQTILQGFEALGQQGASYLEKDRKLNEAVVLMGLSYTPGPTDDIPKIHYLEALNIRVQDKLKQIQTAAPAWVQGGGNLQQLEVMLREFQQAFTVASTEWEVYYRRSMDGGQTWDPIRRLTNATTPSLRPNIAMAGNELHLVWYDYRDGNAEIYYKHSSDAGMIWSQDERLTTAPGDSFQPCIAVSGAFIHLTWFDNRDGNTEIYYKRGRLASAMRSLPGR comes from the coding sequence ATGAACCGCTCCAGAAGCGCAAAGGGGTATGTATGTTTGGTGGGAGTATTTGCCGTCATCGGGGCGTTGATGATTTTCCCGAAATTCACATCAGGGCAATCATCCGTCCCTGTTCCCGCGCGAAGCCAATGGTCGCCGGATGTGCGGTTGACTTCCGACAAGGCAGACTCACTGCTCAGTTTCAATTTCGCCCGAAGCATCGCGGCGGACGATGCCGGTCGAGTCCACGTTGTTTGGTATGACAAACGTGATGGCAATTCGCAGATTTACTACAAACGTTCAACAGACGGTGGAGAAACCTGGGAGCCGGACGTGCGGCTTTCGCAGGATTCGGATTGGCGCGAACATCCCGCCATTGCCGTTTCAGGTAATGACGTGTACGTCGTTTGGCACGATTCGCGGAACGAGGGGCTGGATATTTACTTCAAATTTTCCTCGGACGGCGGTTCGACCTGGAGCGGCGAAATTCCACTGACTTCCGATGGCACTTCTGTGTTCGCTGCGATTGCAGCACAAGGCGAAAATGTTCAAGTTATCTGGAGCAGTTATCAAAACGGTCCGCAATCGGAAATTTACACAAGTCATTCGACCGATGCCGGATTGAGTTGGACTGCCGCCACTCGCCTTTCTGACATTCCCTACGATTCGTGGACGCCGACAATCGCCCTTTCCGGCCAGCAAGTTTACGCTTCCTGGGTAGACACCAAAGACGACAATGAAGAGGAATATTTCCGGCGCTCAATGGACGGCGGCGCGACTTGGGGACCGATTCAGCGGCTGACCAACAACAGGGCAAGCTCATGGGCGCCTTCAATTATTGCTTCCGGGAACATGGTCCACCTGGTTTGGTTTGATCAACAGGACAGCCCGGTTCTGCCACTCGATGCCGAAAATAAGTTGGACGCCGTGATGCGATTGCTGAATTTGCCCGTTGAGCCTGAGCCTGTCGGTATCATCGTCACCAATCCTGAGCTTGCGGCACAGCGCCGCGTGACGGAAAAATATCAGATCATTCAGTCGTCGGTGTTAAGTTGGATCGCCAAGGGCGGCGATGTGCTCAAGTTGCAAACCATTCTGCAAGGGTTTGAGGCTCTTGGCCAACAAGGAGCCAGCTATCTGGAAAAAGATCGCAAGCTGAACGAAGCGGTTGTGTTGATGGGATTGAGCTACACGCCCGGTCCGACTGATGACATCCCCAAGATTCATTATCTGGAAGCGTTGAACATTCGTGTGCAGGACAAATTGAAACAGATTCAAACGGCTGCGCCAGCCTGGGTGCAGGGTGGCGGAAATTTGCAGCAACTGGAAGTGATGTTGCGCGAATTCCAGCAGGCATTTACCGTGGCAAGCACCGAGTGGGAAGTGTATTACCGCCGCTCCATGGACGGAGGTCAGACGTGGGACCCAATTCGACGATTGACGAATGCCACGACGCCTTCGCTGCGACCAAACATCGCTATGGCAGGGAATGAGTTGCATCTGGTCTGGTACGATTACAGGGACGGCAATGCCGAGATTTATTACAAGCATTCATCCGATGCGGGAATGATCTGGTCACAGGATGAACGATTGACTACCGCACCGGGCGATTCGTTTCAGCCATGCATTGCTGTGAGCGGCGCTTTCATCCACCTTACCTGGTTCGATAACCGAGACGGCAATACGGAAATTTATTACAAACGTGGGCGACTGGCATCTGCCATGCGGAGTTTGCCGGGCAGATAG
- a CDS encoding universal stress protein, producing the protein MTTLMKILIAYDGSECADIALDDLLRAGLPSKAEAKVVSVAEQVVPFPATFGMVETDFVESLLPEFANLKEQTEFASSKLKVAFPEWKVMTVVGVGSPSSFIINQADEWKPDLVVVGSHGRSAIGRLFLGSVSLKLVHDSPCSVRIARRHAETESDRVKLLLAIDGSRDSEEAAREVVVRQWPIGSEVRLVNATWGYSPALSSSSLQPIAQWMAKEKARIGAMMGRVEEELRAAGFTVTSVVKEGDAKTVLLDEAEAWKADCIFIGSKGTSPIERLMVGSVSSAVATHAPCSVEIVRRPR; encoded by the coding sequence ATGACTACGCTGATGAAAATTTTGATTGCTTATGATGGATCGGAATGCGCTGATATTGCCTTGGACGACTTGTTGCGTGCTGGATTGCCTTCAAAAGCCGAGGCGAAGGTCGTATCTGTGGCTGAACAGGTAGTGCCTTTTCCTGCTACATTTGGCATGGTGGAAACTGATTTTGTCGAAAGCTTGTTGCCTGAGTTCGCCAACCTCAAAGAACAAACGGAGTTTGCAAGTTCCAAACTAAAAGTGGCTTTTCCGGAGTGGAAGGTTATGACCGTCGTCGGCGTTGGTTCGCCATCCAGTTTTATCATCAATCAGGCGGATGAGTGGAAACCTGATCTGGTTGTTGTTGGCTCCCACGGACGTTCGGCGATTGGCAGGCTGTTTCTGGGCAGTGTGTCGTTAAAGCTTGTGCATGACTCACCTTGCTCCGTACGCATCGCACGTCGTCACGCCGAAACCGAATCAGACCGCGTAAAACTCTTGCTTGCCATTGATGGCTCCAGAGATTCGGAAGAAGCCGCGCGTGAGGTCGTCGTTCGTCAATGGCCGATTGGCAGCGAAGTCCGATTGGTGAATGCCACCTGGGGATATTCGCCAGCCCTGTCTTCTTCTTCGTTACAACCCATTGCCCAGTGGATGGCGAAAGAAAAAGCCAGAATCGGAGCAATGATGGGAAGGGTCGAAGAAGAGTTGCGCGCGGCCGGATTCACGGTGACTTCGGTTGTCAAAGAAGGCGATGCGAAAACTGTGCTGCTGGATGAAGCGGAGGCTTGGAAAGCCGATTGCATTTTCATTGGTTCCAAAGGAACAAGCCCAATTGAACGGCTGATGGTTGGCAGCGTCTCTTCCGCAGTGGCAACCCATGCACCTTGTTCCGTGGAAATTGTCCGTAGACCAAGGTAG
- a CDS encoding acyl-CoA thioesterase — MTHTQPITREQFRYWKTIEVRWGDMDAQGHVNNTVYFTYCESARVELLRKIGFKGKQAGLAEGPTLVHASCDFKRQVVYPAKLDVGLRVERTGERSFKITYGIFFHGTDEICAVATSINAWANYVEGRSVKLPDEIRSALAEYQ, encoded by the coding sequence GTGACACACACTCAACCAATCACGCGCGAACAGTTTCGTTACTGGAAAACCATCGAAGTCCGTTGGGGAGATATGGATGCGCAAGGCCACGTCAACAACACGGTTTATTTCACTTACTGCGAATCGGCTCGCGTCGAATTGCTGCGCAAAATCGGCTTCAAAGGCAAACAAGCTGGCTTGGCCGAAGGGCCGACACTTGTTCACGCTTCCTGCGATTTCAAACGTCAAGTCGTGTACCCGGCCAAACTCGATGTCGGATTGCGCGTTGAACGTACAGGCGAGCGCAGCTTCAAAATTACCTACGGCATCTTTTTTCACGGCACTGATGAGATTTGCGCCGTAGCCACAAGTATCAATGCTTGGGCTAATTACGTCGAAGGTCGCTCCGTCAAACTGCCGGATGAAATTCGTTCTGCGCTGGCTGAATATCAATGA
- a CDS encoding AMP-binding protein — translation MAGPVPPYRDVTVGALLTRLAQSIPANEALVYTDRNLRLNFAQLDAEARLIARGLMACGVERGERVALWATNVPEWVVLQFALARIGAILVTVNTSLRAHEIEYLLRQSETATVITISGFKDVDYIGALKEIGAIGGDALPELKRAIFIGRGAETCPEGLMPYQALREKADEVSESELDARAAAVGLDDVINMQYTSGTTGFPKGVKLSSRNILNNGYWLGQGLGYTPADRLCLCVPLFHCFGCVIGVLGAYTHGACLCPIEFFDARKVLETVEREGCTSLYGVPTMFLAEMEDPEFSRFNLSSLRTGVMAGALCPEALMKRAIAEMNLREITIIYGLTEASPGITQTRRDDTLGRRTQTVGTVLPEMEVKIIDPATGVTLGVNQPGELCVRGYNVMHGYYKNPKATNEAIDEDCWLHSGDQATMDADGYIRITGRIKDIIIRGGENISPKEIEDYLRLHSAVSDAYVYAIKSEFFGEEVGAAVKLKPGEAATEDELKAFCQGQLARFKIPRYWRFVTEFPMTASGKIQKFKLRETHEQEMGLR, via the coding sequence ATGGCTGGCCCAGTTCCACCTTACCGTGATGTCACAGTCGGCGCCTTGCTGACGCGATTGGCTCAATCCATCCCTGCCAACGAAGCACTGGTTTACACAGATCGCAATTTGCGGTTGAACTTCGCCCAATTGGACGCGGAAGCGCGATTGATCGCTCGCGGGTTGATGGCTTGTGGCGTCGAACGCGGCGAACGTGTCGCGTTGTGGGCGACGAATGTGCCGGAATGGGTTGTGCTGCAATTCGCCTTAGCCAGGATCGGGGCGATTCTGGTGACGGTCAACACGAGCCTTCGCGCCCACGAAATAGAATACCTCCTTCGCCAAAGCGAGACGGCTACGGTCATTACTATCAGCGGGTTCAAGGACGTAGATTACATTGGAGCGCTGAAAGAAATTGGCGCAATCGGCGGCGACGCGCTGCCAGAGTTAAAGCGTGCGATTTTCATTGGTCGAGGTGCCGAAACATGCCCTGAAGGTTTGATGCCTTACCAGGCACTACGCGAAAAAGCAGATGAGGTGAGTGAATCAGAGCTTGACGCGCGCGCGGCGGCCGTTGGGCTGGACGATGTGATCAACATGCAGTACACCTCTGGAACAACTGGATTTCCCAAGGGCGTAAAACTTTCCAGTCGCAACATTCTCAACAACGGCTATTGGCTGGGACAAGGGTTGGGATACACACCAGCAGACCGGTTGTGCTTGTGTGTCCCCCTGTTTCATTGCTTCGGGTGTGTCATCGGCGTGCTGGGAGCTTACACGCACGGAGCCTGTCTCTGCCCGATTGAATTTTTCGACGCGCGCAAAGTTCTGGAAACCGTCGAACGCGAAGGTTGCACTTCACTTTACGGCGTGCCGACGATGTTTCTGGCCGAAATGGAAGACCCTGAGTTTTCTCGGTTCAACCTTTCCAGTTTGCGCACCGGCGTTATGGCGGGCGCGCTTTGTCCTGAAGCGTTAATGAAACGAGCCATCGCCGAAATGAACCTGCGCGAGATCACAATCATTTATGGCTTGACGGAAGCTTCCCCCGGCATTACGCAAACGCGACGAGACGACACACTGGGACGCCGCACCCAAACCGTCGGAACTGTCTTGCCCGAAATGGAAGTAAAAATCATTGATCCTGCAACCGGAGTAACGTTGGGCGTGAATCAGCCTGGAGAACTCTGTGTCCGCGGGTACAATGTAATGCACGGATACTACAAAAATCCCAAAGCCACGAATGAAGCCATAGACGAAGATTGCTGGCTGCACAGCGGCGACCAGGCGACAATGGACGCCGACGGGTACATCCGCATTACCGGTCGCATTAAAGACATCATCATTCGCGGCGGCGAAAACATATCACCGAAAGAAATTGAAGATTACCTGCGCCTGCACTCTGCGGTTTCCGACGCGTATGTGTACGCAATCAAAAGTGAATTCTTTGGCGAAGAAGTCGGGGCGGCGGTGAAATTGAAGCCCGGTGAAGCAGCAACTGAAGACGAGTTGAAGGCTTTTTGCCAAGGCCAACTCGCCCGTTTCAAGATTCCGCGTTACTGGCGTTTCGTCACAGAGTTCCCGATGACGGCATCCGGCAAAATCCAAAAATTCAAATTGCGCGAAACGCATGAGCAGGAGATGGGACTTCGGTGA
- a CDS encoding N-acetylmuramoyl-L-alanine amidase, with amino-acid sequence MKTEIIGLHNQRSTQQHRQNGEGQAASNRRIVDATQLYSKIVERYAVLFDSPAARLRFLNNTLSKQNQRQEQLKASLHRFRFLEKTPFYFWMVEAGFYSAVLEELNAVMPGLSPQNQQAIRQLQIPFSARAYSFIQQTRHAFYAVGVITAGLILFGLYSVVSWSARSVNSYLSNKYKSGKAPIIVTQAGQTPNDFAATTVKYLPNFQAENVWLVERTNEFERYSNGCRIVTTHEVDNHPRAYYLIPRGSDADTGELRHNPIGIVYHTNEGDMAQFSSNNNDSILKNSKGALGYIRDIKAYNYLIDRFGEIYRVVRDDHAANHAGNSIWADSKYDYVGLNESFLGVCFESKFNSNGTLLENLTEAQITAGRALTIVLRSKYNIDDANCTTHGLVSVNPDKMLIAFHHDWVSNFPFEAMGLSDKYKVLPPNMSDYGFTYDDEILEKLNRTLWPGAIAAEDDFNKRAEKTRANIDVLRRKLRDRYLSQLEKTRKLRMDANEKTVAASQSSGSAESAEASNHN; translated from the coding sequence TTGAAAACAGAGATCATCGGTCTTCACAACCAGCGATCCACACAACAACATCGGCAAAACGGTGAGGGGCAAGCCGCATCTAATCGCAGAATTGTGGATGCGACCCAGCTTTACTCAAAAATTGTCGAACGGTATGCGGTGCTTTTTGATAGTCCAGCGGCGCGGCTTCGGTTCCTCAACAATACCCTGTCAAAACAGAATCAACGACAAGAACAACTGAAGGCATCACTTCACAGATTCCGATTTCTCGAAAAAACTCCGTTTTACTTTTGGATGGTTGAAGCAGGGTTTTACAGCGCCGTGCTGGAAGAATTGAATGCAGTAATGCCCGGACTTTCCCCCCAAAATCAACAAGCCATCCGACAGCTTCAGATTCCATTTTCGGCCCGGGCATATTCGTTTATACAACAAACCCGTCACGCCTTTTATGCAGTAGGAGTTATTACTGCCGGACTGATACTTTTTGGCCTCTATTCAGTGGTGAGTTGGTCAGCGCGCAGCGTAAACTCCTATCTATCCAATAAATACAAGAGCGGGAAAGCTCCGATTATCGTCACGCAAGCCGGACAAACGCCTAACGATTTTGCCGCGACTACTGTCAAATACCTGCCCAATTTCCAAGCGGAAAATGTCTGGCTGGTTGAGCGTACGAACGAATTTGAGCGCTACAGTAACGGTTGTCGTATTGTCACAACTCATGAAGTTGACAATCACCCGCGCGCTTACTACCTGATTCCGCGCGGTTCTGATGCTGATACGGGTGAACTGCGGCATAATCCAATCGGCATCGTCTACCACACAAACGAAGGCGATATGGCGCAATTTTCCAGCAATAACAATGATTCGATTTTGAAAAACTCGAAAGGCGCGCTGGGCTACATTCGCGACATCAAAGCTTATAACTATTTGATTGATCGATTTGGCGAGATTTATCGCGTTGTCCGCGACGACCACGCAGCGAATCACGCCGGGAATTCGATCTGGGCGGACAGCAAATATGATTATGTTGGTTTGAACGAAAGTTTTCTGGGCGTCTGTTTTGAATCCAAGTTCAACAGCAACGGCACGCTTTTGGAAAATCTGACCGAAGCCCAGATTACCGCCGGACGCGCGCTGACCATCGTGCTGAGAAGCAAATACAACATTGACGACGCGAACTGCACTACGCACGGCCTGGTTTCGGTCAACCCGGACAAAATGCTTATCGCATTTCACCACGATTGGGTTAGCAACTTCCCTTTCGAGGCAATGGGCTTATCAGACAAATATAAAGTGCTGCCGCCGAATATGTCAGATTACGGCTTCACCTACGATGATGAAATTCTGGAAAAGTTGAATCGAACCCTTTGGCCGGGTGCGATTGCGGCAGAAGACGATTTCAACAAACGCGCAGAAAAAACGCGCGCCAACATTGACGTCTTGCGAAGAAAGCTGCGTGATCGTTATCTTTCCCAACTGGAAAAAACTCGCAAATTACGAATGGATGCAAACGAAAAAACTGTTGCTGCATCTCAGTCGTCTGGTTCGGCGGAGTCAGCCGAAGCCAGCAACCATAATTGA
- a CDS encoding SPOR domain-containing protein has translation MAGKSGHSSSPKPAPQTEALPTTPSQGNLTIQIASFNDPAQANERVSWFRSKGVEARSVKVDIPGKGTWHRVQIGGFKSREEASSYASQLKAKGILQDFIITTIGK, from the coding sequence ATGGCCGGCAAATCAGGACATTCATCTTCCCCTAAGCCTGCACCACAAACAGAAGCTCTTCCGACCACTCCATCGCAAGGTAATTTGACTATTCAAATCGCCTCCTTCAACGATCCGGCGCAAGCCAATGAACGGGTTTCCTGGTTTCGATCAAAAGGCGTAGAAGCCAGAAGCGTCAAGGTTGATATTCCAGGCAAAGGAACCTGGCATCGAGTTCAAATCGGCGGGTTCAAATCCCGTGAGGAAGCAAGCAGTTATGCAAGCCAATTGAAGGCAAAGGGAATTTTGCAAGATTTCATTATCACGACCATTGGGAAATAA
- a CDS encoding (4Fe-4S)-binding protein produces MNVLICRPLGQCLRLLNSLFDWQQQDWIAPDPEVSFPQAELVH; encoded by the coding sequence ATGAATGTCCTGATTTGCCGGCCATTGGGACAATGTCTACGACTTTTGAATTCTCTTTTTGATTGGCAGCAGCAGGATTGGATTGCGCCTGATCCTGAGGTTTCGTTTCCGCAGGCGGAGCTGGTCCATTAG